The Terriglobia bacterium genome has a segment encoding these proteins:
- a CDS encoding nucleotidyltransferase family protein translates to MKAFLLAAGNGTRLRPLTDSVPKCLLPIQGVPLLEIWLNNCKFAGITDVLVNAHAHAGAIRKFATEQETGVRIHIAQEPELLGSAGTLVENREFVSGEKSFFVLYADVLTNVDLLRMLAFHQHKHLVATLGVYQVPDPTRCGIVTTNENSVIQEFVEKPSQPASNWAFAGVMVADAKLFDFLPAQRPADLGFDVLPKMIGKMAAYRISEYLLDIGTLSNYQHAQQSWPGPAQLQSAARGR, encoded by the coding sequence ATGAAGGCTTTTCTACTCGCGGCAGGAAACGGCACACGGCTGCGTCCGTTGACGGACAGCGTTCCCAAATGCCTGCTGCCGATACAAGGCGTTCCCCTGCTGGAAATATGGCTGAATAACTGCAAGTTTGCTGGAATCACTGACGTTCTGGTCAACGCACATGCTCACGCGGGAGCTATCCGAAAATTTGCTACCGAGCAAGAGACCGGGGTGCGAATCCACATCGCCCAAGAACCGGAACTGCTTGGCAGCGCGGGAACTCTGGTGGAAAACCGTGAGTTTGTGTCCGGGGAAAAGTCCTTTTTTGTCCTCTACGCTGACGTGCTGACCAACGTCGATTTGTTACGCATGCTCGCGTTTCACCAGCATAAACATCTTGTAGCTACGCTGGGCGTCTATCAGGTGCCTGATCCGACTCGATGCGGCATCGTGACCACGAATGAAAATTCCGTTATTCAGGAGTTTGTTGAGAAACCATCACAGCCTGCCAGCAACTGGGCCTTCGCGGGTGTGATGGTTGCCGACGCGAAGCTTTTCGATTTTCTTCCGGCGCAACGGCCCGCCGATCTTGGCTTTGACGTGCTCCCAAAGATGATCGGCAAAATGGCTGCATATAGAATTTCTGAGTACCTGTTGGATATCGGCACACTCTCGAACTACCAGCATGCACAACAGTCATGGCCTGGACCAGCT
- the galE gene encoding UDP-glucose 4-epimerase GalE has protein sequence MANVLVTGGAGYVGSVCCAELLRKGHSVTIVDDLSTGYREAVPSGVAFFQIDVGNRSAMQSLVSHIRFDAVFHFAAKALIPESVSNPGMFFQYNVASGIVMLEVLRAAGIKNFVFSSSAAVYGTPQRVPIEEDDPKLPVNSYGETKLMFERILDWYCRAYGWSATALRYFNASGATAELGERHDPETHIIPLLLQVAAGERKVFHIYGDEYDTPDGTCLRDYVHVLDIASAHICALKNLNNPGMRAYNIGLGKSYSVREVCNATTEVTGRNIPLRVSARRDGDPAVLCASPKRIMRELDWNPEHSSLQEIIESAWQWKRKQLTVVMSVSGAKR, from the coding sequence ATGGCAAATGTTCTGGTTACAGGTGGCGCGGGTTATGTTGGGTCAGTCTGTTGTGCGGAATTGTTGCGAAAGGGACATTCCGTCACAATTGTGGATGATCTCTCTACCGGATACAGGGAAGCAGTGCCTTCAGGCGTGGCTTTTTTTCAAATCGATGTTGGCAATCGGAGCGCAATGCAATCTCTTGTGAGCCATATCCGTTTCGATGCGGTTTTCCATTTTGCCGCCAAGGCTCTGATTCCTGAGTCGGTCAGCAATCCTGGAATGTTTTTTCAATACAACGTGGCTTCAGGAATTGTTATGTTGGAGGTGCTTCGCGCCGCGGGCATCAAGAACTTTGTATTCTCATCTTCAGCCGCAGTGTATGGCACGCCGCAGCGGGTCCCCATTGAGGAGGATGACCCCAAGCTACCGGTCAACTCCTATGGCGAAACCAAGCTGATGTTTGAGCGTATTCTTGATTGGTATTGCCGCGCTTACGGATGGAGCGCGACAGCTCTGCGTTATTTCAATGCTTCCGGCGCCACGGCGGAATTGGGAGAACGCCACGATCCTGAAACGCACATCATCCCTCTATTGCTCCAGGTGGCGGCCGGCGAGCGCAAGGTTTTTCACATCTATGGCGATGAATATGACACGCCAGACGGTACATGCCTCCGCGATTACGTGCATGTGTTGGATATTGCCAGCGCGCATATTTGTGCTCTGAAAAATCTGAACAATCCAGGTATGCGCGCTTACAACATAGGGCTGGGTAAAAGCTATTCGGTGAGAGAAGTCTGCAATGCAACGACTGAAGTTACAGGCCGTAATATCCCTTTGCGGGTAAGCGCCCGGCGTGACGGCGATCCAGCGGTGCTGTGCGCCAGTCCCAAACGCATTATGCGTGAGCTGGATTGGAATCCCGAGCACTCTTCTTTGCAGGAGATTATCGAATCTGCGTGGCAATGGAAGCGCAAACAACTCACCGTGGTCATGTCAGTATCGGGAGCAAAGCGGTGA
- a CDS encoding sugar transferase: MPASAAAKTQALTRSQQLPMTRWNRTLKRLIDLAGASILLVLCWPLVLILALRIKLRDGGPAFFRRRVVGPRGEFDAFKLRTMRVDADEVLRRDPVLRHQFEVDFKLKDDPRITAVGRTLRRTGLDELPQLWNVLKGEMSLVGPRMITPIELKKYGDASWIFSEMKPGLTGYWQVSGHQLAGYDRRIEMDLFYADNWSLWFDLKILIKTPARVWRGSGV; this comes from the coding sequence GTGCCAGCTTCTGCCGCCGCCAAAACACAGGCTCTCACGCGCAGCCAACAGCTGCCGATGACACGATGGAATCGGACGCTGAAGAGATTAATTGATCTGGCAGGAGCCTCAATTCTTTTGGTACTGTGCTGGCCGCTCGTGTTGATTCTGGCCTTGCGGATAAAGCTTCGCGATGGTGGCCCAGCCTTCTTTCGCCGTCGTGTCGTGGGGCCAAGGGGCGAGTTTGACGCGTTTAAGTTGAGAACCATGCGTGTGGATGCCGATGAAGTGTTGCGGCGTGATCCGGTACTTCGCCACCAATTTGAAGTAGATTTCAAGCTGAAAGACGATCCTCGAATTACTGCCGTCGGACGCACGCTGCGCCGCACTGGGTTGGACGAACTGCCTCAACTCTGGAACGTGCTCAAAGGCGAAATGAGTCTGGTTGGTCCCAGGATGATTACGCCCATCGAACTTAAAAAATACGGGGATGCAAGCTGGATTTTTTCTGAAATGAAGCCTGGTTTGACCGGTTACTGGCAGGTCAGTGGCCATCAGCTGGCTGGCTATGATCGGCGTATCGAAATGGACTTGTTTTATGCAGATAACTGGTCGCTATGGTTTGACTTGAAAATACTCATTAAGACCCCGGCTCGGGTCTGGCGCGGATCAGGGGTGTAG
- a CDS encoding GDP-mannose 4,6-dehydratase, whose amino-acid sequence MRALITGVTGQDGSYLAELLLEKGYEVYGVVRNLARAHPEGAAAFSRRLNYVEADLADQPSLDRAMGQVKPDEVYNLAGQTFVPVSWTQPILTMEVTGMGALRMLEAIRRHAPQARFLQVSSSEIFGKSDEGRQSEVTRLQPRSPYGAAKMFAHHITINYRESYGMFACSCIAFNHESPRRGPEFVTRKVSRQVARIKLGLANKLKMGNLESRRDWGFAGDYVHAMWLMLQQPMPDDFVIATGVTHSVKELLEIAFSHAGLDWQKHVEIDPALLRPMEEDPLSGDAGKANKSLGWKPTVTFEQMVRMMVDSDLSLLSKPVAQAAETSIAGD is encoded by the coding sequence ATGCGTGCTTTAATCACAGGAGTGACTGGACAGGATGGTTCATACTTGGCCGAGTTGCTTCTGGAAAAAGGATACGAAGTTTACGGAGTCGTCAGAAACCTTGCGCGAGCGCATCCGGAAGGCGCAGCCGCCTTCAGTCGAAGGCTTAATTATGTTGAAGCCGATCTAGCCGACCAGCCTTCCCTTGATCGCGCGATGGGACAGGTTAAGCCCGATGAAGTTTACAACCTCGCTGGACAAACGTTTGTCCCCGTCTCGTGGACTCAGCCGATTTTGACCATGGAAGTCACCGGCATGGGTGCGCTTAGGATGCTGGAAGCAATTCGTCGCCATGCTCCCCAGGCCAGGTTCTTGCAGGTCTCGAGTTCGGAGATTTTCGGGAAGTCCGACGAGGGACGGCAGAGCGAAGTCACGCGCCTGCAACCGCGTAGCCCATACGGCGCTGCCAAAATGTTTGCTCACCATATTACGATCAATTACCGCGAAAGCTATGGCATGTTCGCGTGTTCCTGCATTGCTTTTAACCATGAGTCGCCCCGCAGAGGACCGGAGTTTGTAACGCGCAAAGTGTCACGCCAGGTGGCCCGCATCAAGCTTGGATTGGCCAACAAATTAAAAATGGGAAATCTTGAAAGCCGCCGAGATTGGGGTTTTGCCGGCGACTATGTTCATGCCATGTGGCTGATGCTGCAACAACCCATGCCTGACGATTTTGTGATCGCCACCGGTGTTACTCATAGCGTAAAAGAACTTCTGGAAATTGCGTTCTCACACGCTGGCCTGGATTGGCAAAAGCATGTTGAGATTGATCCTGCGCTGCTACGTCCTATGGAAGAGGATCCGCTGAGCGGAGACGCCGGCAAGGCAAACAAAAGTTTAGGCTGGAAGCCGACGGTTACATTCGAGCAAATGGTGCGGATGATGGTGGATTCCGACTTGTCGTTGCTTTCCAAGCCGGTGGCCCAGGCCGCCGAAACTTCCATCGCGGGAGACTAA
- a CDS encoding glycosyltransferase family 4 protein — MRVGFDARWYNQSGVGSYISGLLPALVRAGCELVVYADPRNPVPGLNRLSLQTVPVSFGKYSPLATLEFRRREELDKLDLFHCPFYAAPLLRCPAVVTIHDLIPFLFPVYFWPKQKIVQAGYRATAKRAAHLIADSHCTAIDLQRILGVTSERISTVHLAADQNTFHPNGAENEEMVLRERYHIRKPFVLVSSARNWRTKNLGSALLVLEIVRKEVGITFQTVMYGSTSKEKFEIDASLNVNHVGYVDSEALAALFRHAHAFVMPSLYEGFGLPLVEAMSCGCPVITSDRGSLPEIAGAGAQCFDPFNVKGMANAVCALLRSPEELQQKRSNALRRAADFSWDKAALETISVYHHVNQYTKRQQIGLKP, encoded by the coding sequence ATGCGTGTAGGTTTTGATGCCCGCTGGTATAACCAGTCCGGAGTGGGGAGTTACATCTCCGGATTGTTGCCTGCGCTTGTTCGTGCTGGTTGTGAACTGGTGGTTTATGCTGATCCGCGCAATCCGGTCCCAGGATTGAACAGGCTTTCACTGCAGACTGTCCCAGTCTCTTTCGGGAAGTATTCGCCTCTTGCCACGCTCGAATTCCGACGCCGCGAAGAACTGGACAAGCTCGATCTTTTCCACTGTCCGTTTTATGCAGCTCCGCTGTTGCGCTGTCCAGCGGTGGTCACGATTCATGACCTCATCCCGTTTCTATTTCCAGTTTATTTCTGGCCAAAGCAGAAAATCGTTCAGGCAGGATACCGTGCAACGGCTAAACGCGCAGCGCACCTCATTGCGGACTCTCATTGCACAGCAATCGATCTCCAAAGGATATTGGGCGTGACGTCCGAGAGAATTTCTACCGTGCACCTGGCGGCTGATCAAAACACTTTTCATCCGAACGGCGCGGAGAACGAAGAGATGGTTTTGCGAGAGCGGTATCACATCCGAAAGCCGTTTGTACTTGTGTCCAGCGCGCGAAACTGGCGCACGAAGAACTTGGGAAGTGCGCTTTTGGTTTTGGAGATCGTGCGCAAAGAAGTAGGCATTACATTTCAAACCGTGATGTATGGATCCACTTCAAAGGAGAAATTCGAAATTGACGCTAGCCTTAATGTGAATCATGTAGGCTACGTTGACTCTGAAGCTCTGGCCGCCCTCTTCCGCCATGCTCATGCATTTGTGATGCCCTCTCTTTATGAAGGCTTCGGACTTCCATTGGTGGAAGCGATGTCATGTGGCTGCCCTGTAATTACTTCTGACCGAGGTTCGCTGCCGGAAATAGCGGGCGCAGGAGCCCAGTGTTTTGACCCTTTCAATGTCAAAGGCATGGCCAACGCTGTCTGTGCGCTACTGCGTAGTCCTGAAGAGTTACAGCAAAAAAGATCCAATGCCCTGAGGAGAGCTGCTGATTTTTCCTGGGACAAAGCGGCGCTGGAAACGATATCGGTATATCATCACGTAAATCAATACACCAAGCGCCAGCAAATTGGATTAAAACCTTAA
- a CDS encoding class I SAM-dependent methyltransferase, whose protein sequence is MNSLKELQRNWEGLAQTDPLWAICTDPSKRNSQWDREEFFATGRKEIETVLGYATRVGLCIDKSRPALDFGCGVGRLTRAMSEYFSECRGVDISPTMISTARELNHDCPRCHFQLNEDTRLKCLPDNYFGFIYTNLVLQHIAPPCSHQYIVELIRILNPGGVLIVQVPEKLRASALTKVRTRLALRSRLHSIFGRGKPCTMEMHCIKEAVIRKLIAQNHARIVAVALTNSCDPAFSGDLRYLAQEPLHGYVSKQYCVVKH, encoded by the coding sequence ATGAATTCACTCAAAGAGCTGCAACGAAACTGGGAAGGGTTGGCACAAACCGATCCGCTGTGGGCGATATGCACTGATCCCAGCAAACGCAACAGCCAATGGGACAGAGAAGAGTTTTTCGCGACGGGCCGCAAAGAGATTGAAACAGTACTTGGCTACGCCACCAGAGTTGGCCTTTGCATCGATAAAAGTCGGCCAGCACTCGACTTTGGTTGTGGGGTGGGTCGCTTGACCCGCGCCATGTCCGAATATTTTTCTGAATGCCGCGGCGTGGATATTTCCCCGACCATGATCAGCACGGCGCGAGAGCTCAATCATGATTGTCCCCGCTGCCATTTCCAACTGAATGAAGACACTCGATTGAAGTGTCTGCCGGACAATTATTTTGGCTTCATTTATACGAACCTCGTGCTCCAGCACATCGCACCACCATGCAGCCATCAATATATCGTCGAACTTATCCGGATATTGAACCCTGGCGGGGTGTTGATTGTTCAAGTCCCAGAAAAGCTGCGCGCGAGCGCGCTCACAAAAGTCCGTACAAGATTGGCATTGCGCTCGCGTCTGCACTCCATTTTCGGCAGGGGAAAGCCCTGTACCATGGAGATGCATTGCATCAAAGAAGCAGTGATCCGGAAGTTGATTGCCCAAAATCACGCGCGGATTGTAGCCGTGGCCCTCACAAATTCCTGCGATCCTGCTTTTTCCGGCGATCTCCGATACCTGGCGCAAGAACCGTTACACGGCTATGTAAGCAAGCAATATTGTGTGGTCAAGCACTGA
- a CDS encoding class I SAM-dependent methyltransferase: MIAQGTVEKNMIAEDKIAAEKKFATEVVLACNVCRSDRIQKVDPDFNFCRCDSCGCVFDSPRPSFAQISAFYSQTDKYDTWLQKELARDMLWKRRLKKLLRAGAKGSLLDIGTGYGQFLHHARPHFAEVSGTEVSESAVALAKEKYGLNLLIGQVEELDLPPHSFDVITLFHVLEHVPDPGRLVSRCHALLRAQGILVIAVPNDVLAWTSKIKKIGKNIGLSPFQKFSPKLGIARAGASREIHLSHFTPSVLRRLLENCGLRMVEESLDPYYVSSGLPLLLDSSYYAVHRILHAALKINRYDTIWMVARKP, from the coding sequence ATGATTGCCCAGGGGACTGTAGAAAAGAACATGATTGCAGAAGACAAGATCGCTGCAGAAAAGAAGTTCGCTACAGAAGTCGTGCTGGCTTGCAACGTTTGCCGGAGCGATCGCATACAGAAAGTAGACCCAGACTTCAATTTCTGCCGTTGCGATTCTTGTGGATGCGTTTTCGACAGCCCGCGGCCGTCTTTCGCCCAGATCAGCGCCTTTTACTCGCAGACAGACAAGTACGATACATGGCTACAAAAAGAGTTGGCCCGTGACATGCTGTGGAAGCGCAGGCTCAAAAAATTGTTACGAGCTGGCGCCAAGGGCAGTCTGCTGGATATTGGTACAGGATACGGACAATTTCTCCACCATGCCCGACCCCATTTCGCGGAGGTCAGCGGAACAGAAGTGTCTGAGAGTGCAGTCGCCCTCGCAAAAGAAAAATATGGTCTTAACCTTCTTATCGGACAGGTCGAAGAGCTGGATCTGCCCCCGCACTCCTTCGATGTCATTACTTTGTTCCATGTTCTGGAGCATGTGCCCGACCCGGGAAGGCTCGTGAGTCGGTGCCATGCTCTGTTAAGGGCGCAAGGAATTCTGGTCATCGCGGTGCCAAATGACGTGCTGGCATGGACCTCAAAGATCAAGAAGATCGGCAAAAATATCGGCCTAAGCCCCTTTCAGAAGTTCAGTCCGAAGTTGGGCATTGCGCGGGCGGGAGCGTCTCGCGAAATACATCTTTCACACTTCACGCCGTCCGTACTGCGCCGCCTTCTTGAAAATTGTGGATTGCGCATGGTGGAAGAATCACTCGATCCCTATTATGTTTCCAGCGGTTTACCTTTACTCCTGGATAGTAGCTATTACGCAGTTCACCGGATCTTGCATGCGGCCCTGAAAATTAACCGGTATGACACAATCTGGATGGTCGCGCGCAAACCATGA
- a CDS encoding O-antigen ligase family protein produces MNYPATLRANVEQPGWRAELLIVGIAVALSAGALVSPLALPLAFSGAVFVLAALRFKPLLPLVIFFLPVTPFLNWDFPIRDLSTLVRFSFFAGVVVYRVTHNSKKDLRTWLFGTWLTRAILTYLAVAIASALFLNPVTLDAQRELMRLASYVCFYYVITDWCQTETNTRILLKVLMASTIVVALFGFWQAFTGGYSSLYDVLYPIQDEIAQIPAWEGRITSFLEHYNGLAGYLNLVLPFCLAFATGGTDPVLRTLSRWCLVFAATALLLTQSRGGLLAFVAILIAQVCLAARDRKTRIKRVALVLIVCLLAAAVAGFFFQRLGEIDDFTTVSRLAIWGGAFTVFARSPLLGTGFGNLRGLMGGLLSLPDGWTGDAHNLYLELLAETGLIGFLVFGVVIVLALRNAVKLLRKAHDNFNKMIALAIVSAICGVLVHGTVDYLFHTTPQVTALFFVVLGLLSAQGSIPEAAPSGQAAT; encoded by the coding sequence ATGAACTATCCAGCAACATTACGAGCAAATGTTGAACAGCCGGGCTGGCGCGCGGAACTGCTGATCGTCGGCATTGCGGTGGCGTTGTCTGCTGGCGCGCTTGTCAGCCCTCTTGCGTTGCCGCTGGCCTTCAGCGGAGCAGTGTTCGTTCTGGCTGCGCTTCGATTCAAGCCGTTACTGCCATTGGTAATATTTTTCTTGCCGGTTACGCCATTTCTCAACTGGGATTTTCCCATACGCGATCTCAGCACATTGGTGCGGTTCAGCTTCTTTGCCGGCGTTGTGGTATATCGCGTGACACATAACAGTAAAAAAGACCTGCGGACGTGGCTCTTTGGTACCTGGTTGACGCGCGCGATTCTTACTTACCTGGCCGTAGCCATTGCATCTGCGCTGTTTCTCAATCCAGTCACGCTCGACGCGCAGCGTGAGCTCATGCGCTTGGCGTCTTACGTTTGCTTCTACTATGTCATTACCGATTGGTGTCAGACCGAGACCAATACTCGGATCTTGTTGAAAGTCTTGATGGCTTCGACCATCGTCGTGGCGCTCTTCGGATTCTGGCAGGCATTCACGGGCGGTTATTCTTCGCTCTACGACGTGCTCTACCCAATTCAAGATGAAATTGCGCAGATCCCAGCATGGGAAGGGCGCATCACGTCTTTTCTTGAACACTATAACGGTCTTGCTGGATACCTCAATCTGGTGCTGCCATTCTGTTTGGCCTTTGCAACCGGCGGCACCGATCCTGTTCTTCGCACGCTGAGCAGATGGTGTCTTGTGTTTGCTGCTACAGCGCTTTTGCTCACACAGAGCCGCGGTGGTCTGCTGGCTTTCGTTGCCATTCTGATAGCGCAGGTATGTCTTGCTGCACGGGATCGTAAAACTCGCATAAAGCGAGTCGCCCTTGTCCTGATTGTCTGTCTGCTGGCTGCCGCAGTGGCTGGCTTCTTCTTTCAGCGGCTTGGCGAGATTGACGACTTCACCACAGTCTCGCGTCTTGCAATCTGGGGTGGAGCTTTCACTGTCTTCGCCCGATCGCCGTTGCTAGGCACCGGCTTTGGAAATCTTCGTGGCCTGATGGGCGGCCTCTTGAGTCTGCCTGACGGCTGGACCGGCGACGCGCATAATCTGTACCTGGAACTCCTGGCGGAAACCGGCTTGATAGGCTTCCTGGTCTTTGGGGTTGTAATTGTTCTTGCATTGCGAAACGCCGTGAAACTATTGCGTAAAGCGCATGACAACTTCAACAAGATGATTGCTCTTGCCATCGTTTCTGCTATCTGTGGTGTGCTGGTCCACGGAACGGTCGATTACCTGTTCCACACCACGCCGCAGGTGACGGCCTTGTTTTTTGTCGTTCTGGGATTGCTAAGCGCACAAGGTTCGATCCCTGAAGCAGCTCCAAGCGGGCAGGCCGCCACATGA
- a CDS encoding glycosyltransferase family 4 protein, which produces MRIAIDSWTLASRFRCQGTYVYTQNLLREFKKIVRHDAGVCFSLFASARNGNDAIHVAREERFELCSSPLLDHDRLWRFGGAGLSASRSHADILFIPTAATLPIGSVPAVCTIHDVTPITMPSHSVPVSAMQRVLLKGCARFSRTIITSSECSKRDIVAHLGTSEQKIVVIHDGCDQSLFNTDPPDIASLAALHARLEIKKPYLLHHGTIQPRKNLKRLIEAFRLMLADNADLEFDLVLAGRRGWASDEIVNAAAKSSGRCRVILAGILDESDLALLIKGASLAVVPSLYEGFSLPMVEAMACGVPTIASRTSCLPEISGDALTYFDPLSIEDMAACMHAVLRDSELRQCLRQKGIARAREFTWKRCALQTLDVLMKAGEARSN; this is translated from the coding sequence GTGAGGATTGCGATAGATTCATGGACGCTGGCCAGCCGCTTTCGCTGTCAAGGTACTTATGTCTATACGCAGAACCTGCTTCGTGAATTCAAAAAGATTGTTCGCCATGACGCTGGAGTTTGTTTCTCGCTTTTCGCTTCCGCCCGAAACGGCAACGATGCGATCCACGTTGCTCGCGAAGAGCGCTTTGAACTGTGCTCATCGCCGTTGCTCGATCATGATCGTCTATGGCGCTTCGGCGGTGCTGGTCTTTCTGCTTCGCGATCTCATGCCGACATCCTATTTATCCCCACAGCAGCGACCTTGCCTATAGGCTCCGTGCCTGCGGTCTGCACGATCCATGACGTTACGCCAATCACCATGCCGTCGCATTCTGTTCCAGTAAGCGCAATGCAGCGGGTCTTGCTTAAGGGGTGCGCGCGTTTCTCCCGCACAATCATCACTTCTTCAGAATGTTCAAAAAGAGATATCGTCGCGCATCTTGGAACCTCTGAGCAAAAAATCGTTGTAATACATGACGGCTGCGACCAGTCGCTTTTCAACACTGATCCACCGGACATTGCATCTCTTGCCGCGTTACATGCTCGACTCGAAATCAAAAAACCTTACCTGCTCCATCATGGAACAATTCAGCCCCGCAAGAACCTGAAGCGGTTGATTGAAGCCTTCCGTCTTATGCTGGCGGATAATGCAGATCTGGAATTCGATCTGGTACTGGCGGGACGACGAGGCTGGGCATCTGATGAGATCGTGAATGCGGCCGCGAAGAGCAGCGGCCGCTGCCGCGTAATTCTTGCGGGTATTCTGGACGAGTCCGATCTGGCATTGCTGATCAAAGGCGCCAGTCTGGCGGTTGTGCCTTCATTGTATGAGGGCTTTTCATTGCCGATGGTTGAAGCGATGGCTTGCGGCGTGCCGACCATCGCTTCCCGAACGTCATGCCTGCCTGAAATATCTGGCGATGCTCTTACTTACTTTGATCCTTTGTCTATCGAAGACATGGCGGCGTGCATGCACGCAGTGCTGCGCGACTCTGAATTACGCCAATGCCTGCGCCAAAAGGGAATTGCCCGTGCGCGCGAGTTCACCTGGAAACGCTGCGCACTCCAAACGCTTGACGTCCTGATGAAAGCTGGCGAGGCCCGCAGTAATTGA